One window from the genome of Verrucomicrobiia bacterium encodes:
- a CDS encoding phosphopantothenoylcysteine decarboxylase, whose product MASPPLIVLGVTGSIAAHRAVDLASLLTRAGAAVHVVMTADAQRFVTPLALKTLSRHPVVTDLYDEEEGWKPAHIRLADEASLLLIAPATAQVIARLALGLADDALTCVALALNERARLLVAPAMNGRMWQHPATQSHVALLRQRGAEFLGPEEGLLSCGYEGLGRLWPVADIAARARELTGIA is encoded by the coding sequence ATGGCCTCCCCCCCGCTGATTGTCCTCGGTGTGACCGGCTCCATCGCTGCGCACCGGGCGGTGGATCTGGCCAGCCTGCTCACCCGGGCCGGGGCCGCGGTGCACGTGGTCATGACTGCCGACGCGCAGCGGTTCGTCACGCCATTGGCGCTCAAGACCCTGTCGCGGCACCCGGTTGTGACCGACCTGTATGACGAGGAGGAGGGATGGAAGCCGGCGCACATCCGGCTGGCGGACGAGGCGTCCCTGCTCCTGATCGCGCCGGCGACGGCCCAGGTGATTGCCCGGCTGGCGCTGGGCCTGGCCGATGACGCCCTCACCTGCGTGGCCCTGGCCTTGAACGAACGGGCGCGCCTGCTGGTGGCTCCCGCGATGAACGGTCGCATGTGGCAGCACCCCGCAACGCAGTCCCATGTGGCGTTGCTGCGGCAGCGTGGTGCGGAATTCCTGGGGCCGGAGGAAGGACTGCTCTCCTGCGGGTACGAGGGGTTGGGTCGCCTCTGGCCGGTGGCCGACATCGCGGCGCGGGCCCGGGAACTCACCGGGATCGCCTGA